From the Microtus ochrogaster isolate Prairie Vole_2 unplaced genomic scaffold, MicOch1.0 UNK80, whole genome shotgun sequence genome, the window TGTAACCAGAACATACCTCATTTTCTCATATACAAACTGGAGGGAACTATGCTCACTTTCTCAGGACAAGATGAAAAGAGTGAAGATATATACAGAGCTCCCAAGTCTAGGTGGATGAAGAAGGCACTATTCAAACATTTTCCCTCGGGCCAGAGTCATGTTTTCCAAAGGACTGATGAGAATTACTGAAAATCTGTCAACTAGAGTAAAAGTGCTTGGTGCTATAAAATgactggagggagagaaagagagctggctACCAGGATGATGAGCCCATGGGGACTGAGAGGAAtccaagagcaggaagctggggtgTCCACTTTAACTGCTGAGGTTCCTATGGCGCATTGTTTAGCTGGGACCCTGCTACTAGCTATAATCACATGCAATACTGGCTCCCACGCTGCATCGAGACTAATGCTCACAGGATGGCTGAAAGGTCGAGCCTCACCTCCCTCACAGCCTTGGGGTCACGGTGACTTGGACAGGCTTGGAAAGAGTGGGTCGTTGTCTATGGCTCCTGCAAGGTCAGGGTGAGGTCTCCACAGGGTGGCGCTACCAGTGTGCCCTGCTGGTATCAGCCTCTCACAGAGGGTGGTGCTACCAGTGTGCCCTGCTGGTATCAGCCTCTCACAGAGCCTGGCTGCGGGAGATTACTTTCTTGGCTCTGTCCTGGCTGTCAGTGTTCCCAAACCTGCAGGTCAGCAGCTTTTGGAGCTTGCCTGTGAGTAGTCAGAGATGAGAGCCTCTCAGTTCTCTGAACACATCCATACTTTTAAAAGAGTAGAAGAATTTTCATGCCCATTCTAAGCTATTTTGAGGTgtatataactaaaataaatgcatattcttTCTTTGACTATATTCCAGACATGTATCTTATAGATACGTCATGTGTATTTATACAAAGGGACACATTCTAGGAGTCTCTCTGAAGCAAtgttacataaaatattaaactgaaaATGAGGAAACTTGGAAATTGAAGATTGTGGGTATTCAAAGATGTTTCTTTCTCTATTTgccttaaaaacaagcaaaaaccacaTTTGCCTATATAAtcaaaccaaaacccaacaataaaatttctttaaaaaattagtttttcagttaaaaactgccttttaaatgttttccatacTATTTCCCATCAGGCCAGTTGCTGACTCCTAGGGAAGCCATGAGGTCTGTAGAGAGGGACAGCTTCTTTAATTAAATCTATTATCTTCTATACCTTCAGTGCCCACCCCTAGGGAACTTTCTGGAAATGATCAAGCCTGCTGGTGCTCACGTTCCCCTGAGTCAGAGTTTTATGGAAGAAGACTAAATCACAAAACTCTGCAGCTCTTTAAGCCACCCGCCCTGGGCTGGTCCTGGGAGTTGCCCTCACCTGGGATTCTGTGCATTGCAGTGGTAGATATATTCCGAGATGGTATCGTCCTCAAAGAAGTCTGCAAACTTGCGCTTGAAATCAGGACGGAATCTCTGCACCAGCCCAGGCCCTGGGAAAGGATTGAAGAAACAACAGCATGATGCTGGGAGCATGGCatgtgcctgcaattccagcGCTCAGCAAGCCGAGGCAGGAGAACTGTTTCAAGTTTAAGTGAGACCCTATTTAAGCCCCTACCAAAGAACAACATCAACAATCACCCAAATCCAAACCACGCAAAACCACAGAGTGGccagtgtgggtggtggtggtggggacagagAATAAACTCCTGCCTGCTCATGTTTAAACAACCTGAACCAAATTTATCTAAGCATTTGGTTCCTTTATGCATTTAACATGGCAGCGGCAAGAAGGCTGCAGAAGCCTGCTGGGAAGAAACAGACGACTTCAGACGCCAGAGCTCGACTGCTGCTCACCAATGGCTTTAGAGACAGCCTAACATCCCCAAGGAGCCAGGTGATTTTCACTTCAGTAAATCCCAAGACTTTCCCTACAGGTTCACAAGTTCTGTGAGTGTCTGCAGTTAAGAGAATTTTCATTTCCAGTCTGAGGTGTGTCCCCTTCTTCCCCGGCCTCATGGGAACCCTGATAGTTTTTTATTCTTCTGAAGGTAGCGGATGAAACTCCCATTTCCGAGCACTCTCTCACTTTCAGGCTGTAACAGAATACATGGAAAGTGACTTTAATGGCACCACTGGCCCAAGCTCGGGACACTGCGCCTCTCATCACAGTGCACATGTACGCCATCGGTATATGCGGGCAGACTGGAGGACTGGACCTACTGGCCACTTTCTCTGCCCTGCAGGTCTTTTGTCTGGGGAAGAACTGGGAATATAGCCACAGGCCCTCTCTGACACAATGCCATGGCTGCCAGGCAGCCAGCCAACACAGTAGCTGAGGCCCTGAATGAACCTGGCCTGATCCAAGGCCAGGAAAGGGGAGAATGGTCAGAGCGGGAAGGATGGCAGGGGTGTCTGCTGGAGCCACCTGGACTAAGGTCAgccctctgcctgcctgctccctTTGGCACCCATGTCCCTTGCTTGCCCCTCTTCTTCCAGAATTCCTGTGCTACCTTCTACATCAGGGCTCATTTTCCACTCTTCCTTAGGAGCCATTCTGTTTCAGCCACTGCAACTAGCGACTACTGGACATTTCTATACAAATATAAGCTATCGGTACAAAACAGGGTCACCaatcttttcaataaaaggaTCTTTTTACTTCACCAGTGTAAAAAGCTCCTCAAAGGGAAGCACGTGGGCAGTGTGAGATGAGACTGCGGAGCCTCTGACAGACGCGCTACAGTGTGGCCTGCTGTCTCTTTTGCATAGAGAACCTTCTGACAGCTACTCAATACTAAGAAACCAAGAACGGAGATGTGTTTCTCTAGAGCAGTGTGTGCACGGTTCAGAGTGACTTGTCTGCACTGTGCTACATTAGAAGCTGAGGTTCAGAGCCCTCCTTGCTGTAGGAACGGGACCGAGTGATAGTTACTGCAGACAGGTGGTCATATAAACTCacagcagagaaacagagaagccaCACGCATagccccttcctttctttgggatCTGCCGACACATAAGGCGGTCATTTTGTTCTCTCTGCTGATACAGATGGAGGGAAAATATGACAACCATCTGAAGCCTCCAATAAAGAAATGCTGTCCTGATGATTGTTTTAAGTGACAATGCCAGGTCAGGCTCTGTTTTATGAACATGTGAGGATGGCAGGAGACCAGGTGCACCAAGGCAGTGGTAAATGGGGTGGCCTCAGTTTAAAGACAGAGTTCTTCTCCTGGAGGTGACTCACCCCAAGGCCCAGCCACTCGAAGAACAGCCAGTGGATTGGAACGCCCCAGGACAGATGCCACAGCCTTGACCCAGGTTGGAGGTGCACGGATTTCACTGGGGTCAGTTGGTCGTAGAGGAAAGCCCCATGGGTCCACCAGAATAAGGTGTTTAACTCTACAttaagagaagaaacaaacagagggTACACTGTGTTTGCCTGGAGGTCTCATGCCTCTTAAACTGCTGGGAAGTGAGAGTTTTAGTGGAAGTCAGTATTGGAATGCGCCTGATAAGGCACGGAGTCAGTCATGAGGGGTGAGGGTAGTTCATATTACCTCTCAGGATACTTGATAGAGTAGGAAGTGGCCAGGAATCCCCCCAAACTGTGCCCCAGGAGGATCATGGTGGGGATTCCCATCGTTTCCCGCCATGTCTCTATTGAGGTCACAAACTCATCTTCAGCTCCTTCTGGGTCCCTTGGGAATGTTGGCCTTGAGCTTCTCCCGAAGCCAAGCAGATCAAAGGTATGGAGAGTGCGGCGGGTACTCAGCGAATCCATGTTGAGGATCCAGAGGCCCACGCCGCCTCCAAAGCCATGTACCATCACCAGAGGGGTGCGATCCTTTTGCTCTGGGCTCACAGTCACCGTCCAGATCTTGTTCTGGTTTGGGAGGGAAACATAACGGGCCAGGAACTTGTTCTGGAGACCTGGGAAGGGAAGAATTCCAGGATAAACCGACAAGCCAGTAGACTGAAGCCCTCTGTGGCTgttgcttcagttcttgcctctatGCTCCCTTCCTGTAATCTGTGAGCCACAGAaacttttcctccccaggttTGATTTGGTCACTGTttcatctcagaaacaaaaagtgACCTTCAACAGCTCCTTAGACTGGCTTTAGCCTGAACCCTAGGTTAGTAGGACAagccccttccccagccctgtCTTCAGATCTGATCCAGTCCCTTGGCTTCTACCTTTGATTTGATGTGTAAGTCCTGGA encodes:
- the Abhd4 gene encoding protein ABHD4 isoform X2, which translates into the protein MSQLKNVEARILQCLQNKFLARYVSLPNQNKIWTVTVSPEQKDRTPLVMVHGFGGGVGLWILNMDSLSTRRTLHTFDLLGFGRSSRPTFPRDPEGAEDEFVTSIETWRETMGIPTMILLGHSLGGFLATSYSIKYPERVKHLILVDPWGFPLRPTDPSEIRAPPTWVKAVASVLGRSNPLAVLRVAGPWGPGLVQRFRPDFKRKFADFFEDDTISEYIYHCNAQNPSGETAFKAMMESFGWARRPMLERIHLIRKDVPITMIYGANTWIDTSTGKKVKMQRPDSYVRDLEIEGASHHVYADQPHIFNAVVEEICNSVD
- the Abhd4 gene encoding protein ABHD4 isoform X1, with product MGWLSSTRQGLFTMADDLEQQPQGWLSSWLPTWRPTSMSQLKNVEARILQCLQNKFLARYVSLPNQNKIWTVTVSPEQKDRTPLVMVHGFGGGVGLWILNMDSLSTRRTLHTFDLLGFGRSSRPTFPRDPEGAEDEFVTSIETWRETMGIPTMILLGHSLGGFLATSYSIKYPERVKHLILVDPWGFPLRPTDPSEIRAPPTWVKAVASVLGRSNPLAVLRVAGPWGPGLVQRFRPDFKRKFADFFEDDTISEYIYHCNAQNPSGETAFKAMMESFGWARRPMLERIHLIRKDVPITMIYGANTWIDTSTGKKVKMQRPDSYVRDLEIEGASHHVYADQPHIFNAVVEEICNSVD